A stretch of the Malus sylvestris chromosome 10, drMalSylv7.2, whole genome shotgun sequence genome encodes the following:
- the LOC126585804 gene encoding loganic acid O-methyltransferase-like isoform X1, giving the protein MAATEESSKVSEAYPMKGGYGPTGYANNSVYQRGGADASKQFVNKAIAELELETLISSKTFRIADLGCSVGPNTFFSVENIIEALQLKCKSLGLNSQIPEFQVFFNDHASNDFNLLFNSLPHNRQYYAAGVPGSFHGRLFPNSSIHLFHSSFSIPWISRVPKEVVNKNSPAWNKGRIFYSDATDEVLRAYEAQNVEDMECFLNARAQEIVNGGLMVVIIPGRQDDTPHSQSLPNMLFQILGSCLMEMARKGIVDEEKVDSFNLPNYFMSSKELEAAIERNGRFSVERWKNLHHFAAHDIVYNIPQLLASQLRATMEGLIKQQFGDEILDELFDLYGKRVAEQQSVVVAGKAMVYLLVLKLKANLLEHCAVLLFILRR; this is encoded by the exons AGAGGAGGTGCGGATGCTTCCAAACAATTTGTAAACAAGGCAATTGCAGAGCTTGAACTGGAAACCTTGATATCTTCCAAGACCTTTAGAATTGCAGATTTGGGTTGCTCTGTTGGCCCCAATACATTTTTTTCAGTGGAAAACATAATTGAAGCTCTGCAGTTGAAATGCAAATCCCTAGGGTTGAATTCCCAAATACCCGAATTTCAGGTTTTCTTTAATGATCATGCCTCTAACGATTTTAACTTGCTCTTCAACTCCCTCCCACACAACCGGCAATACTATGCCGCTGGTGTGCCAGGTTCCTTCCATGGTCGGCTATTTCCTAATAGTTCCATCCACCTTTTTCACTCTTCCTTTTCCATTCCATGGATTTCTCGAGTCCCAAAAGAGGTAGTGAATAAAAACAGTCCTGCGTGGAATAAAGGTCGAATCTTTTACTCAGATGCCACTGATGAAGTGTTAAGGGCTTATGAAGCCCAAAATGTTGAGGACATGGAGTGCTTCCTGAATGCGAGGGCACAAGAGATTGTGAATGGAGGACTCATGGTAGTTATCATTCCAGGCCGCCAGGACGATACCCCTCATTCTCAATCTCTGCCGAATAtgctttttcaaattttgggatCATGCCTCATGGAGATGGCTAGGAAG GGAATTGTTGATGAAGAGAAAGTAGATTCATTTAATCTACCTAATTATTTCATGTCATCCAAAGAACTAGAAGCTGCTATAGAACGAAATGGACGCTTTAGCGTGGAGAGATGGAAAAATTTGCATCATTTTGCCGCGCATGACATTGTCTATAATATTCCTCAACTACTTGCATCTCAATTGAGAGCTACAATGGAGGGACTCATCAAGCAGCAATTTGGAGACGAAATCTTGGACGAGCTCTTTGACTTGTATGGTAAAAGAGTTGCAGAGCAACAATCCGTTGTAGTGGCAGGGAAGGCAATGGTCTATCTTCTTGTGCTTAAACTCAAGGCAAATTTACTTGAACATTGTGCTGTGTTGCTATTTATTTTGAGACGATAG
- the LOC126587991 gene encoding dolichyl-diphosphooligosaccharide--protein glycosyltransferase subunit DAD1-like, which produces MVKASSSSTAQDALALFDSLRSAYSATPTTLKIIDLYIGFAVSTALIQVVYMALVGSFPFNSFLSGVLSCVGTAVLAVCLRIQVNKENKEFKDLAPERAFADFVLCNVVLHLVIMNFLG; this is translated from the exons atggtGAAAGCATCGTCGTCGTCAACGGCCCAGGACGCGCTTGCCCTTTTCGATTCTCTCCGCTCTGCTTACTCCGCCACTCCCACCACTCTCAAg ATCATTGATCTCTATATTGGGTTCGCCGTATCCACTGCCCTCATCCAG GTAGTCTACATGGCTCTTGTTGGATCATTCCCATTCAACTCTTTTCTTTCTGGAGTACTTTCTTGCGTAGGGACAGCAGTCCTTGCTG TTTGTCTCCGTATTCAAGtgaacaaagaaaacaaagaatttaAG GATTTAGCACCTGAACGGGCTTTTGCTGATTTTGTTCTCTGCAATGTGGTGCTGCATTTGGTGATCAtgaatttccttggataa
- the LOC126586742 gene encoding uncharacterized protein LOC126586742: MEWSPQAALKAYLDTLQLCKFHNDQDLVQGNTCSSGIIEPKCMEFISALAAGKRAKLMLQITSEGVTPLTVSLAVAAKQSGGRLIVCINNDDDDHTEKIGKTLLLENGLDDVVEYVYDTDPCRMVKHFKNVEFAAVDCKFKDYLKLLKVMNLNPNGSIVVINNIGVTVNGGPILDRVFKEKKGFKYVTLPLGEGMEFIRFRSKGKCKSQRYKRFHVTFEN; the protein is encoded by the exons ATGGAATGGTCTCCTCAAGCTGCCTTGAAAGCTTACTTAGATACTCTTCAGCTG TGTAAGTTTCACAATGATcaagacttggtgcaaggaaacACATGTAGTAGTGGTATTATAGAACCAAAATGCATGGAATTTATATCAGCTTTAGCAGCTGGAAAGCGAGCAAAGTTAATGTTGCAAATCACATCTGAAGGTGTAACACCGCTGACGGTTTCACTTGCGGTGGCTGCAAAGCAAAGTGGAGGCCGACTGATCGTGTGCATTAATAACGACGACGACGATCATACGGAGAAGATTGGCAAAACCCTACTTTTGGAAAACGGTCTCGACGACGTCGTTGAATATGTTTATGATACTGATCCTTGTAGAATGGTGAAGCATTTCAAGAATGTTGAATTTGCGGCTGTGGACTGCAAGTTTAAAGATTACTTGAAACTTTTGAAGGTTATGAATCTCAACCCAAATGGGAGTATAGTGGTGATAAACAATATTGGTGTAACTGTTAATGGAGGTCCAATTCTCGATCGAGTTTTCAAGGAAAAGAAAGGATTTAAATATGTGACCTTACCTTTAGGAGAAGGAATGGAGTTCATAAGATTCAGATCCAAGGGCAAGTGCAAATCCCAGAGATATAAGAGATTTCATGtaacgtttgaaaattaa